In one Musa acuminata AAA Group cultivar baxijiao chromosome BXJ2-5, Cavendish_Baxijiao_AAA, whole genome shotgun sequence genomic region, the following are encoded:
- the LOC103983840 gene encoding TOM1-like protein 1 codes for MGDNLMDKVSAFGERLKISGSEVSRKMTAGMSSMSSKMKDFFQVQNQVEKIVEDATSENLDGPNWSANLEICDMINSEKFHSVEFIRGIKKRIMLKNPTVQYLALVLLETCVKNCEKAFSEVAAERVLDEMVKLIDDPQTVVNNRNKALVMIEAWGESGEELRYLPVFEETYKSLKSRCVRFPGRDVESLAPIFTPPRSVSETESYNSAIQQQTYNDFHVHSFTAEETKEAFDVARNSIELLSTILSSSPHQEALQDDLMTTLFQQCQRSQRTVQRIIETAGDNEAVLFEALNVNDELQKILSKYEELRKPPVVNSEPEPAVIPVAVEPEESPRATREDALIRKPPGSETRSGGDDGILDDLDEMIFGKIGGSTSEDQNPEKQHKQQKSNLITF; via the exons ATGGGTGACAACCTCATGGATAAAGTCAGCGCCTTTGGCGAGCGTCTGAAGATTAGCGGGTCTGAGGTAAGCCGCAAGATGACGGCTGGCATGAGCTCTATGAGTTCTAAGATGAAGGACTTCTTCCAAGTTCAAAACCAAGTTGAGAAAATAGTCGAGGATGCCACCTCAGAAAACTTGGATGGTCCTAACTGGTCTGCCAACCTTGAGATCTGTGACATGATTAACAGTGAAAAGTTCCACAGCGTCGAATTCATCCGTGGCATCAAAAAGCGAATTATGTTGAAGAATCCCACTGTCCAATATCTTGCTTTAGTTCTCCTTGAGACCTGTGTGAAAAACTGTGAGAAGGCTTTTTCTGAGGTTGCTGCTGAGAGAGTCCTAGATGAGATGGTCAAGTTGATTGATGATCCACAGACTGTAGTGAATAATAGGAACAAGGCTCTTGTCATGATTGAAGCATGGGGGGAATCTGGAGAGGAACTCAGATACTTGCCAGTCTTTGAAGAAACCTACAAG AGCCTAAAATCTCGATGTGTTCGCTTTCCTGGAAGAGATGTCGAAAGCTTAGCTCCGATATTTACTCCTCCACGTTCAGTTTCAGAGACAGAATCATATAACAGTGCTATTCAACAGCAAACATATAATGATTTTCATGTGCATAGTTTCACTGCTGAAGAAACAAAGGAAGCATTTGATGTGGCTCGCAACAGCATTGAACTTCTGTCCACCATTTTATCATCTTCGCCACATCAAGAAGCTTTACAG GATGATTTGATGACTACCCTCTTTCAGCAATGCCAACGAAGTCAACGCACTGTCCAAAGAATTATAGAGACAGCAGGTGATAATGAGGCAGTGCTTTTCGAGGCCTTGAATGTAAATGATGAACTTCAGAAGATCCTCTCCAAGTATGAAGAGCTGCGGAAGCCTCCTGTTGTGAATTCTGAACCAGAGCCCGCAGTGATACCAGTTGCCGTGGAACCTGAGGAGTCTCCTCGAGCTACCAGAGAAGATGCCCTCATCAGAAAACCACCAGGTTCCGAAACAAGGtcaggtggagatgatggcatccTTGATGATCTTGATGAGATGATCTTCGGTAAAATAGGAGGGAGCACTTCTGAGGATCAAAATCCTGAAAAACAGCATAAGCAACAGAAGAGCAATCTAATCACCTTCTAG